A genomic region of Miscanthus floridulus cultivar M001 chromosome 3, ASM1932011v1, whole genome shotgun sequence contains the following coding sequences:
- the LOC136542709 gene encoding E3 ubiquitin-protein ligase SP1-like has translation MMIPWGGVGCCLSAAALYLLGRSSGRDAEVLRSVARAGSMKDLAAILDTASKVLPLVVAVSGRVGSDTPLICQQSGMRGVIVEETAEQHFLKHNDAGSWIQDSAVMLSVSKEVPWYLDDGTGRVYVVGARSAAGLILTVASEVFEESGRTLVRGTLDYLQGLKMLGVKRTERVLPTGTSLTVVGEAIKDDVGTIRIQRPHKGPFYVSPKSIDQLIMNLGKWAKLYRLASMSFATFGVFLLAKRAIQHFLERKRRHELQKRVLNAAAQRQAREAEGSNGSSDTEPNSKKDQLVLDICVICLEQEYNAVFVPCGHMCCCMACSSHLTNCPLCRRRIDQAVRTFRH, from the exons ATGATGATCCCGTGGGGCGGCGTGGGGTGTTGCCTCAGCGCTGCGGCGCTGTATCTCCTCGGCAGGAGCAGCGGAAG GGATGCGGAGGTGCTGCGGTCGGTGGCGAGGGCTGGCAGCATGAAGGATTTAG CTGCTATCTTGGACACTGCAAGTAAAGTCCTACCACTTGTAGTTGCTGTCTCTGGGAGAGTTGGTTCGGACACACCACTTATATGCCAACAAAGCGGCATGAGAGGTGTAATCGTTGAGGAAACG GCAGAACAACACTTCCTGAAGCACAACGATGCTGGATCCTGGATTCAAGATTCTGCGGTGATGCTTTCTGTTAGCAAAGAGGTTCCATGGTATCTG GATGATGGAACTGGACGCGTATATGTGGTCGGTGCTCGTTCTGCAGCTGGTTTAATTTTAACTGTTGCTAGTGAGGTTTTTGAGGAGTCGGGGAGGACTCTTGTACGTGGAACTCTAGATTATTTACAAGGGTTGAAG ATGCTGGGAGTAAAGCGAACTGAAAGGGTTCTTCCAACCGGAACCTCATTGACAGTTGTTGGTGAG GCTATTAAAGATGATGTTGGAACTATTCGAATTCAGCGACCACATAAAGGACCCTTTTATGTATCACCAAAAAGCATTGATCAACTTATTATGAATCTTGGAAAATGGGCCAA GTTATACCGCCTTGCTTcaatgagctttgcaacatttggTGTCTTCCTTCTTGCAAAGCGTGCAATACAACATTTTCTAGAAAGAAAGCGCCGACATGAACTGCAAAAAAG GGTTCTTAATGCAGCAGCACAAAGGCAAGCTAGAGAAGCTGAAG GGAGCAATGGTTCATCGGACACAGAGCCTAACAGTAAAAAAGACCAATTAGTGTTGGACATATGTGTCATATGCCTTGAGCAAGAGTACAATGCCGTTTTTGTGCC GTGTGGTCACATGTGTTGCTGTATGGCGTGCTCTTCACATTTGACAAACTGCCCACTTTGCCGGAGAAGAATTGACCAAGCTGTCAGAACATTCCGCCATTGA
- the LOC136542707 gene encoding DEAD-box ATP-dependent RNA helicase 57-like gives MENTKLSSALFAGTHFDRKRFAADFARFRKGPALPSAAAAAPSAPSPEKKRKRKSGKAKAKKNKKKRAEDAAAAASSDVVEGFSVFKGLADNNAELRSLKVDMNMRKDEDSVSVRRRKEIEREIERAAVLRKRFDIHIAGQNAPAPLESFEELISRYGCDSYLVGNLSKLGFQEPTPIQRQAMPILLSGRECFACAPTGSGKTLAFLFPLLMKIKPGSKGGVKAVILCPTRELAAQTVRECKKLVKGRKYYIKLMTKELSKSGNFKDMHCDILVSTPLRLDHAVKKRDLDLSSVEYLVLDESDKLFELGFVEVVDSVVEASSNPSIIRSLFSATLPDSIEALARTIMHDAIRVIVGRKNSASSLIKQKLIFTGTERGKLLALRQSFQESLNPPVLIFVQSKERAKDLYKELAFDDVRVDAIHADLNEQQRQDAVDNLRAGKTWVLIATEVIARGMDFKGVNCVINYDFPESAAAYIHRIGRCGRAGRSGEAITFFTEEDKPFLRNIANVLVSSGCEVPSWIMALPKLKRKKHRVDRDPISNLPDED, from the exons aTGGAGAACACGAAGCTCTCATCGGCGCTCTTCGCCGGGACCCACTTTGACCGCAAGCGCTTCGCCGCCGACTTCGCTCGGTTCCGTAAAGGCCCGGCTCtcccatccgccgccgccgccgccccctccgcGCCGTCCCCGGAGAAGAAGCGGAAGCGCAAGAGCGGCAAGGCAAAGgcgaagaagaataagaagaagcgAGCCGAAGATGCGGCGGCCGCCGCCTCGTCGG ATGTTGTGGAGGGGTTCAGCGTGTTCAAGGGATTGGCGGATAATAATGCAGAGCTGCGTTCTTTGAAGGTGGATATGAATATGAGGAAGGATGAGGATTCGGTGTCTGTGAGGCGGCGGAAGGAGATTGAGAGGGAAATCGAG AGGGCCGCAGTTCTTCGTAAGAGGTTTGACATCCACATTGCCGGGCAAAATGCTCCAGCACCACTTGAGAGCTTTGAAGAATTGATTTCAAG GTATGGTTGTGATTCTTATTTGGTTGGGAACTTGTCAAAACTTGGTTTTCAGGAACCTACACCAATACAAAGGCAGGCCATGCCCATTCTTCTTTCG GGTAGGGAATGCTTTGCGTGTGCACCTACTGGTTCTGGCAAGACACTGGCTTTCTTGTTTCCACTTCTTATGAAAATTAAG CCAGGATCAAAAGGTGGTGTTAAAGCCGTGATTCTTTGCCCAACAAGGGAATTGGCTGCACAAACTGTGAGAGAATGCAAGAAGTTGGTTAAGGGGAGGAAGTACTATATTAAATTGATGACCAAAGAATTATCCAAATCAGGGAATTTCAAAGATATGCACTGTGATATCCTTGTTTCCACCCCTCTTCGTTTGGACCATGCTGTAAAGAAAAGAGACCTTGATTTAAGTAG CGTGGAATACCTTGTCTTGGATGAATCTGATAAACTTTTTGAGCTTGGATTTGTTGAAGTGGTTGATTCAGTTGTTGAAGCCTCTTCCAATCCTTCAATAATTCGGTCTCTGTTCAGTGCCACTTTGCCCGACTCAATTGAGGCTCTTGCACGCACTATAATGCATGATGCCATTCGAGTCATTGTTGGCAGAAA GAATTCGGCCTCCTCACTGATTAAGCAAAAGTTGATTTTCACTGGAACTGAGAGGGGAAAGTTGCTAGCTCTTCGCCAAAGCTTTCAAGAG TCTCTCAATCCTCCAGTATTGATTTTTGTTCAAAGCAAAGAGAGGGCCAAAGATCTTTACAAAGAACTGGCATTTGACGACGTTAGAGTTGATGCAATCCATGCAGATCTCAATGAGCAGCAG CGTCAAGATGCTGTTGACAATTTGAGAGCTGGAAAGACCTGGGTACTGATAGCAACAGAAGTCATTGCCCGAGGAATGGACTTCAAAGGTGTAAACTGCGTGATAAACTATGATTTTCCGGAGTCAGCTGCTGCCTATATTCACAGGATAG GACGATGCGGAAGAGCTGGTAGGTCTGGGGAGGCTATCACGTTCTTCACAGAGGAGGACAAGCCATTTTTGAGGAATATCGCCAATGTGTTGGTATCTTCAGGCTGTGAAGTGCCTTCCTGGATAATGGCACTGCCAAAGCTCAAGCGAAAGAAGCATAGGGTGGATAGGGACCCAATCTCCAACTTACCTGATGAAGATTGA